The Syngnathus typhle isolate RoL2023-S1 ecotype Sweden linkage group LG3, RoL_Styp_1.0, whole genome shotgun sequence genome window below encodes:
- the si:ch211-113e8.11 gene encoding uncharacterized protein si:ch211-113e8.11 yields MNALVGYSGSSESDSDGDSENVNREQGGTRTDLMDGDPPDKKTRNFLLETGSATSESDESDHGDPEPYKSINSSRSRTSLPTASSTTSPHKLPPPSLQGCSESSVFANPFKAQAERKLSALQKHVPLTMQAKPSQIGGKRICVSYRKSGRCRFGIKCKFAHDSDLQTAVIPNDSHDEGEVGSRTGSSRKPPKQAVQDESEGQWVKKRRIGVSDTLMPPKKAMKQYKMLRSKERHNM; encoded by the exons ATGAACGCTCTTGTTGGATACAGCGGCTCATCAGAGTCCGACAGTGATGGAGACTCAGAGAATGTAAACCGTGAACAAGGAGG CACGAGAACGGATCTCATGGATGGGGACCCACCGGACAAGAAGACCCGTAACTTCTTGCTGGAGACTGGTTCTGCCACCAGTGAGTCGGATGAATCTGATCACGGTGACCCGGAGCCTTACAAGTCAATCAATTCAAGTAGAAGTCGGACCAGCTTGCCTACTGCCTCCTCCACGACCAGCCCTCACAAACTGCCGCCTCCTAGTCTGCAAGGCTGTTCAGAAAGTAGCGTGTTTGCCAACCCCTTCAAAGCTCAGGCCGAGCGGAAGCTCAGTGCCTTGCAGAAACATGTCCCGCTCACAATGCAGGCCAAGCCCTCTCAGATTGGAGGGAAGAGGATATGCGTTTCCTACAGGAAAAGTGGAAGATGTAGATTTGGCATCAAGTGCAAATTTGCACATGATAGTGACCTCCAGACTGCAGTAATTCCCAATGACTCTCATGATGAGGGGGAAGTTGGGTCACGCACAGGCAGCTCCCGTAAACCCCCGAAACAGGCCGTGCAGGATGAATCAGAAGGCCAGTGGGTGAAGAAGCGGAGGATTGGTGTAAGCGACACGCTGATGCCTCCGAAGAAAGCCATGAAGCAGTACAAGATGCTGAGGAGCAAGGAACGCCACAACATGTAA